From one Vicia villosa cultivar HV-30 ecotype Madison, WI unplaced genomic scaffold, Vvil1.0 ctg.001128F_1_1_3, whole genome shotgun sequence genomic stretch:
- the LOC131633485 gene encoding uncharacterized protein LOC131633485 codes for MFYEGSLRRFRCTEDHADYIKLLSFLKPGHDELHFSSTSISNLKSQLEQHTALKCSSDSSRLIEYWVPMQLSSLQLEQYSSMLLSNSLPLYSGQKSNSVDALCDLIISTRKVDMIRNIEAGTSNFTQ; via the exons ATGTTCTATGAAGGTTCTCTGCGGCGTTTCAGATGCACG GAAGATCATGCGGATTATATCAAACTCCTTTCATTCCTTAAGCCAGGACATGATGAGTTACATTTCTCATCTACAAGCATCTCCAatttgaagagtcaattggaacaACATACTGCACTTAAGTGCAGTTCTGACTCCAGCAGGTTAATAGAGTATTGGGTTCCTATGCAGCTTTCTAGTTTGCAGCTTGAGCAGTATTCCTCAATGTTGCTTTCAAACTCATTGCCATTATACTCAGGCCAAAAGTCTAATTCTGTTGATGCCCTCTGTGACCTTATCATCTCAACAAGGAAGGTAGACATGATAAGAAACATAGAAGCTGGAACTTCGAATTTCACACAATGA